The sequence TTATATACGGTTAAACCTGAAcaattgaaatttgaatttttacTTCATCCCCCTTCAGGTTTGAATTGCAATCAGTGTGTTGCGCCCATACCCGACAGCCTATCAGAATGCCAGGCCATGAACACGTCATCAACCGCCACCAACTGTTCCGCCAATCTGAACAACTTCTGCTTCACCGCCCGAGTGGAAACTGGTAAATGATGTTAACTTGTTGACCTTTGACTTACATGTTTACAATGACGTAAccacaggtttgcgatagcaaaatcTATATTGGTTTcagggcaaatttcagtatttccggagttgcgcagatgacccactTCCAGCCTCCTCAAAATGGTTGGGTACCCTTGACACAAGtgcctgtagaaatgttttttcttgagatatgtttggattctggaggtgcatattataggtaagggttgtagcttctatattatgttgaaaaaacagatttttattgatatttgtggttgcagtaggccttagaagtcaggtgttttggtgtttttttacaGGCAGTGAAAATGGGTGAAAAGGTCACGACCTATGTTTCGGTCCCGTACAACAAAATTCCGCCGtaattattttcctttttttctcatcaAATTACACTTTAGAGGCTGGataaccatgccaatgtgagtttttcatgttctaaaagtcaggtaggtgatttttgacagcctctttctcccatgattccaaTTGTTAAGAATAGGCAGCCTAAATATCGAAATTTAGCCTGCATGCTTTCGGCAGGGTAAAGTTCAAAATTGGCGGGTTTCAAGACACTTCAAGtaatgcgggaagggttgtcaaacatcgtcacaagtttcaaagacttcacggagacccttcccccaggattggtccccagggagcacaggtgtcaggagggcTGTGGTAAAGTTTGTGGCTTTAGTTATACTTCATATCGTTTAGCAAAATATGACACAGACAGGGggaaatggtaaaatctgctcatcCTGGCATAAGGAGACTACTCTTCATTactttagacaccaaaatttgtatctaaatgctgttaggCTACACTTTGGAGCAAATACTGAGAGTGCACAGAATggagaatggggggggggggggtaggtgtgTCCTTGGGGCTTATATATCTTTGGGGGCTAAAATGTTCCCCAAAATTGGTTATCTGggcaaaagaaaggctttacctgactcaactgactgagaTTTATgaagaaattctgccatttttgtGCTTTTGggcctgatttcttactttctgtaccttttttATTGATCATGCAAcatgcactctcataaaatgcttcaaagtctaacctgtcagcttttcaatacaactttaggtgtgtaaatggtgggagaatactctccttatgctagaaagatcagcttttaactttttcttcagtttgtgtcactttttggttaaTGCTGTggagcctatcaaatgcctcagaccactgccaaagccttgaggaaagtcctctgacacctgccatgagatctactccccTAAGaacattcttggtcagaaagctttgaaacttggggtgatgtttgacaactcttacccgcatcatgagaaatgattgaaatttgtcaattctcaagttcaggggGGTGACATCAATGTCAATGGGcgccgccatattggatttGAGGTCATGTCGGCGTCAAAAAATGCGAACACTTGACAGAAACTCACAAATAGGCTTATAGCAGCTGGTTCTTAATTAAGTCTGTGATAGCAAGTAGAGTCTAAGTCTAAGACCTACGCTATTGAATATCTATATCATTGTGCAAATCCTGATCAGGGATATAAGGGGGGGTCCACAAATTAATTTTGTCCAGTTcaagacatacatacatgggtAAGCCATGCAAAAACAATTAATTAACTACATTTTTAAACCCCTCCTCTTGATGCAAAGCAGGATTTGTGAGGTTTGTTTTCCTTGGAAAAGTGAAAGGTTATTTCCGTCTGATTATAACGAGCTACAATCAGAAGATTGAAATGACACCAAGATTCCAGCCCCTGTCATTGGTCGGATACAGGACAAAACATGTCAGAGGTCAGAAATTATGTCcatatatgaaaaatacatatttttttgttctcACTACCAGAAGACTGGGCCTTTATGATCCCAATTCGCCGAGAAAACAATTATTTCAAAAATAAGTCAATTTTTAGATCGAGGCTATGTAAGGTGCATTCGACTGCGCAACTCTTGAGATTATTACCTTTTTCGTGGTAAAAGTgtatacctttgttttcttgtaaGGTGCGCACTTTTCCTATCCAATGACAGCGAGGACATTCACCAGGTTTTGTCGTCCAATCAGAAGCGAGAATACTTAAGCAGGTTCTCTATCTCCTCCAATCACAGCGGGGATACTAACCGGGTTCTCCCGGGGTTGCATGGCGGTCAGCGCGGGAAATGGTTGCGTCAGCCTGGCGGGGGTAACGACCTGTCGGACGTTCTGCGCCACGGACGGCTGTAACACCGACAACGCCGGGCACAACATCCAAGCAAGCGCCACACTTCTGCTTGCGACTGTAGCGCTGGCGGTGTTAGCTGCAGTACGTTCCTGAATCGCCAGACGACAATAGCTGCagtacatttcaaaatcactagATGTCGCTACCATGACGTTGCTTGATACCACCAAGTAGTAGAGCGTTACCGACTATTAAATGTGTTTAGCGTAGATAACAATGACTTGATTCTCCGTTTAAAATTATATGTTTTAACCTCAGTATGAAACAGGTTGTTTTATTTgatctaagaaatttcagggtAGACGTTCAGCgtaaaagaaaatttgaattGAATTTCATTGTAACGATAGTCAAACTTGACATGAAATTGCTTTATCGACAAGTTACTTTTACGTTGTGTATTCACTGACTATACACCTGCAACACGTGATACGTATTTCACATGTTCAACTCGATCCTAATCTTAAAGTAGCTACCTATACAGAGACAAATTTGTTGTACACTTTCGTGGGtatttttttggcgacgcctcatgggCGAGCCTCACAGTATAGTATGTGTCCGATTGGCTAGAATTCCCAGAATTGTACATGCAGGAATTTTCCGGAATTTTTTTCCACTAGTGCGTAGTTGcgggactgaaccattaccttcATGGGTAAACTTTCCAGTCGTAGGACACGTACCGTTATACGTTGCCCCTTGTGGGTTTATTTGGGAGTAAAAAAAGACTAGACGTGACGTGTGCATAGTGGTGTTTTCAATACGCTTAGAGATTTTGTCTGGTTGgtgaatttcagaaaaacaaAGTTGTTTATTCACAAACACGTTAACAACTAATGTACACATCTCCTCCGGTTATCTTTAATTCAAGTaaacacaaatacagacaaaaacaaactcagaagccatgattttattcatgataCTTCATGTAGGGGTTACAACATTATGCACAGCAAGTATCAAACAACCAGAATTCAGAAAATTGAATTGAGGCAATTGACATCattgaatgaatcaatgaatgaagaatGCCTACGCCCAAAAGGCGTCTCCAAAATGATTTGTTTATTGCTTGGATTCCAAATAAGCAGATGTTGCACAAATATAATAATCTGTTTTGTATCGGAAATTTCATTTAAAACAGTTTTAGTAATGCATAACAAATACTTGTTTGGTTATAATTCGTCTTCTCTTTTAGCGATTAAACATTTCATTTGCACCAGATGCAAGCGGCAGGGTAATCAATTTTTATAACCCACAAGAGAGGGTTGTAAAGTAGTAAAGCATCACACTATCAGCACACAGTTTCTGGAAACTAAACCCACTGTTATACCACAATCGTCAAAGTTAACTATAAGGTATCGGTGACACAAACCTTGGAATTTTATCATACACGTGTCCGTCACCTTTTCACAAATAGCAGTCACAGTGTGTCTGCTATAATCCAATCAGGATACGCGTTTGATAACTACAAGTATAAGCTCTCTCACAGAGTttagaacgcatgtgcggcgacatgAACTTtcggtaatatgtcaaaggtcaagtcCCCGTAAAAGAACACAAAATTCGTCTTGACAATTTGTATGCAAATCGAAaaaatggtcgagacaaggaaTGTTTTTTCATTGGGACTTTGCCCGACATATTACCTAGCATTCCTgttgccgcacatgcgttctgatctctgtgaaagggcttatactTTAGGGACGTGTGATAGAATGTCCCTCAGAACGTTAGTTTATCTGGTAGATTAGAATTAAGAAACTAGCTTAACTCGTTGATACGTTGCCTAGCCTTCTGCATATTCCATATGGTTATATCGCCCTCCCTTAGTATACATCGACTAGATTTGAGTTAACTTTAGGGTAGTTTCCGATGCAGTCTTGAACGATCTTTTTAGTACAcggacaagatggcggacaagaTCGCGGACACGATCAGGAACAGTGCGCTTGCGCGGACCATCCCAGCACCGCTGCCGGCATCACCGTTGTTGCAGCCATCGGTTGTGCAGTACGTAGAGCAGGTTCGAATAAAGAGTACAGAGAAACAACCTTCGTTGGTGTTCGTAGTAGTGCAACTGCGGACGAAGGACGTCCACGCGTCGCCTGTAAGGAAAGACGTACAACGGTTAAAGCCAACATGAATAAACATGATTAATCTCCAGTGGTATCGTCCACAATGACGTCACCATTCCATTCACAGCAACCTAGGGATCCGCCGCCATTCGCCAACTGTAAACGGTTTCGCTGGGTGAGTGGTGAGATCAAGAGGTCAAAGGATAGTCTATCCCTAAAGTTTCGCCGTTTCATTTTTGGCGACAGTTGTTTTGGGGACGGCTGAGATGACGGGCTTTCATATGACGTCTGTTTCTGCAATGagctatatacatatagaatacaatatgGTGTaatccgtatcacccgaggtggccggagggtgatccgacccgcgcgag comes from Branchiostoma floridae strain S238N-H82 chromosome 19, Bfl_VNyyK, whole genome shotgun sequence and encodes:
- the LOC118406848 gene encoding uncharacterized protein LOC118406848, translated to MSGRLLLLVALASIFTVSYGLDCIQCVGTSANDNCQSQSTPTNATTCATGSYCAVISVTTSDAWTSFVRSCTTTNTNEGCFSVLFIRTCSTYCTTDGCNNGDAGSGAGMVRASALFLIVSAILSAILSVY
- the LOC118406847 gene encoding prostate stem cell antigen-like, with translation MARYLCILVFLLGCVTASVYCLNCNQCVAPIPDSLSECQAMNTSSTATNCSANLNNFCFTARVETAGILTGFSRGCMAVSAGNGCVSLAGVTTCRTFCATDGCNTDNAGHNIQASATLLLATVALAVLAAVRS